The following is a genomic window from Solanum stenotomum isolate F172 chromosome 4, ASM1918654v1, whole genome shotgun sequence.
actaataatacataaaatcgaaccgaaccaAATCGATCAATGCACACcaataattattctttttgtcTCAAAATACTTatagttcatttattttaaattattttacgCTTTTTAAGAgtataaatgtgaaaatataacacctgggcctaactcaacctcaaaaactagctcataaTATAAGGTTTGTCCAAGTTCGTACAAGGAGATCAAATTCATATTCCtctaccgatgtgggacttcttaAAAGTAAAACAATCAAAAAGCTACCATTATGAATTaatgttttctttcttaaacagcatgtaaataaaaatataagataacTATTTTGAAACGGAGGTTGTAGAAATGACCATTCAAGGCAAGCTATATTGTGAATATTAGTAATCCTTTTTTGAACCTCAAAACCTTTTCTTTTCTAAAGATTTTCATTGCATGCTTATCCTTCTTTCATGTACtttattttgtgaaattatactgaatatattgttattacttctttttctttttgagtgaCTTAAAGGggattttacttatatatagtTCAACAAACATAATGATCTACTTGAAAGCAATATCATTTCTAAACATGTACGTAGTAACTATTGTAATATATATAGGATGAAGtaccaaatttaaatttatcgtAGATAGTGAGGCTATTTATTGAACTCAATGCACGTACTACTTAATTTGAATTGGCATAGCAACATATTGGATTTGGACCACTTTCATCTATATCTATATGTAAAATAAATGGATTTGAATtcgaaaaaaacaaataaaaactaGACCAACGTAACGTTGAATTGGAGATTGTAGCCGTTGGTACTTAAATTCACACTTGCTCTAGTGTTACATAAATTGTTGTACCTATATTGGAAATattgtaatatattttattgtcattgaaaaaaaagaggggggggggggggNGGGAGGGAGTAATACAGATAGTGTCCATTGGCAAAATGATAGACAAAATAAACTATACTCCGTCCATTagttatactaaaaatatatgcctactttgaaaaatcaaagacaaaatgtatcattttatacctgttttatctttaatatgAAGTATTATTCATTTCTCaacatttaataaataattaagagtgatataataatattactactgttttatatttactttttaagaTATGTGCTAAGCCAACATGaacaacaaccaaaaaataaaagatggattgagaagtcctgggtatggagaaaatcatgttgggaaTATCACCCACAAATGAGTACTACAGTGCGTGATCCAAATTTAGTCAAACTTCAATATGATCTTCTGAACACCGagtgagaaattaaaaaaaaataattcctcTTGTAAAAATGTACAACATGGGAGTGTGAAATGAAGACTTATTAGTGGTACAAAAAGTATTTGTTGAATGAGTAATTAACCTTTGCAGCAAGTATTAGCCAAATTCAACTTTTCTAAGTAAGGTTTAGGAGTCAAACAATTAAGGACCTTGATTTGTACCTTCACTTGACTTCTTAATCAAAGATATATAGACTTACTAAAAGTTTGAATAAATGTTAGTGatataacaattaattaatgatttcatAAATTCTTGGTAGTAGTTATAAACTATAATCATAACTGAAATTGGTAGAAGACTTGTTCAAAGGGAATTAAAACTAAACGTTAAAAAAAGGACAAAGAAAGTTTTCAATATTGCCTTGATAttcttttaattccttttttctttatggtttaaaatttaaatagctAGTAATTAAATACCAATTCCTAAGCAGCTTGGTCAAACAGTTGATCGGTTAATGTCCAATTAATTAAGTAAACTGCTATTCTTATTTCGAATTTCTTAAAAGGAGTGTgacaaaaataaacaattaatatGAGACGAGAAAAGTAATGTTtgtgatatataaaaatgataagttCAATTAGATTTGTCCATGTTTGTAATTCACCCTTCTCCTTATGCAAACACTCACACCTTAAcgctaaaattaaaataataaaataaaacgagaagaaaaaaaataactattttgaaaggaaaaaatgttAGACGATACACATTTTGTACCTCGTTAAAAAAAGAGTGCAACACAAATGgggaaattaaaaaagaaagagtggAAGCGTACAtcttcaaatattatttaatataatctcAATCCAAAATTGACCCAACACTACAACATCAGAATTAACACAAAATACTCTTCATGATTAATATAACTTGtgtctatatataaataaataaataaagtgaatAATACGTCCTACAATTAATTtgaacataatacataaacatttaacttataAGACTCAACTGCTCCAACATGCACAAATTGATACTTAAACTTATAAAGTTGAACCAGTATCCACATGTATTGTCCTACGTAGCACATATGTTTAGCTGTTCAACTTTATTCGAGCTAAGTTTAAATATCTAGCTACTTATATATCAGTTGAGGTCAAGTTAAAGTTACGCTATTAATTTATGAATGATGTGTGGATTTAGGAGATTGAAGAGGAAATAGAGATAGGAGTTGAGGTGGTTGAGAGGCTCTAGGAGTATTAGGATGCAAGTAAAATCTTTTCTCAGCTATagctcttttttcttcttcttcatcctccTCCATGGTTGATCTTGGACTTATTCCACGTGTCAGCATTTCAAGAGGTGAAACTGGAGATGCAAGaaaactactactactactaatttTCGACAAATTCGTGGTCTTACCTGTAAAAATACAGTCAAGATTTCTTGTACTATGCCTCCGTTCGTGTAACTTGAAGGTCGATGACGGGGCTCGATCGATGATGGGGAGCTTGTTGGATTCAAAACCAGTGAGTTTTTGGACCACGGAACGGAAGTTAGAGGAATCAGCTTGGACAAAagttgtattattattattgttattacaTGAGATGTTCATCACAATATTATTGTGTTGGTTGTTGTTTTTAGAGGTTGAAGTCATGGTTTCttgaagaaatatatatatctatggAGGAGGATGAGAAAAAGGGTGGGAAGGATGGAAAGGCATAAAAGTTAGATGgggaaaatgaaagaagaaattgaGTTGCTTGGTGTGTTGGTGTTTATATAGTTGAATGGCCCTCCCCCTAGGGTTGTACTTGAGTTGGATTTGCTTCATCCgtcttaatttatatgacatagaattttttgatatatatgaaaactatggaaaaaatattatgaatcatacttattttattcctaattacttgtccaatttttcttttatactgATTCAAtatgacaaatcaagaaatgacaaacttttgttttatttattatacccttaattaattaattttgaaaaatgtgaaattctTGAACATCTTAAATTTgtaattcatctacttcataattaataagagtAACATTgtaaattcactatgtcaattattattttcttaataggtgtgtcaatttaaaagtggactaATAATTAGAGACGAATGGAGtaataattaactattttaaatacttaaaaacATACAAACAAATTCTGACCCTTTTAAAACAGGTTAATAActcgtttatttattaattcaatctactttaattttcttaaattcagTCAATCCGTCCATTTTAATACATACTTATATAAATTTGACTTGATGAGTAAATGTTCTcaatatgatttaaaatgttGTGGCAAGTCGGTTGCCTTATCTTCTAAGAAAGTTCATAAGGTAATATTCTCTACAGAGTCATCAATATTAAGAAGTTAGACTTTTAATATAATCcatgatttattattttccaCTCCACACGTTATAATTCTTTGTCGCATGGACTAAAGAATATAGTCGTAAAAATCTccgattatttttttaaaattataataattaataatttaaatattttaaaaaaattcaataaaaaaatttatctgactctcaaaattttaattattccaTTTAAATTGAGACGAtcttgagaaaatattttagcaaGGGGCATACGGTATGGAGTTgcaaagtttgaaatttgaagtgtAAATAGGAGTGgggaaaaaaacaaagaaattaaatgGGAATGAGCTggcaatgaaatattttaatgatGAGCTTAAATATACGAGGgtaaaaaagaaattgtatCCGAATTATTGATAGTTTTAATATACAACATGAGTATATGACATAATAAAttgtctcaaactcttgtaggagcatgaaactcttaaaatcaagaaaagtgtTAAAAACACCCATAAATTTGACGAGAATTTAAGAGTGTATTTCACTAATATTGCATGATCAGgagtgtatttaagttcagttagtcaagtaaaaatatgattttaaggctgtcaatagttcaaaaataaaacttatatttcgtatcaaatttaaaaatgatttcaatatttctctctatgATAATTAGCAGGACAAAAAAgtttgttcaaatttttttttgcgtaaaatcaaattatatataacactataatactttttattttacgtATAATATAATAGAgattaaattttcttaattcaTTTTTCGAATTATATCGAAAGGTAGAAAATGTAAAGTTGGATATTTCGTGGCCACAAAGATTGATATACAATCAATGATATTAATGACTTTGAAGTGTAATCATTTGATCACTAAATTATTTATTGGtataaaacaaaagaagtaaaCATAAATAGTAGATACACGTCGAGACGCGGAATCTTTCTCTGTACTCTGAATTCCGTTTCTGCTTTAGATTGCGTGAGGTAAAGGAACTTTGACACATTGAAAAACAAACTGAACATGGGTTGTAGTGTAGTGGTGAGAtcgttttatccttaattaGAGATTTCAGGTTTGAGCAATGGATATGGGAAAAATTATATTAGGAGTGTCATCTTCAAATGAATCCTACAATGCGCGATTCAAATTTAGTCGAAGCTCTAATATGAACTTCAAAcaccatttgaaaaaaaaaatacaacaacaacatagttTTGAGTTCTTTCCTTAAAATACTACTCCTACCCCCTAGACTATTAAAATGTCACAACCCCGtttatataatatgatttttatatattaatgtaGTTTTACTGGGTTATTTAATAGGAAAATTGtctaattacataaatatatctATTATATTTATCTCCTTCGTTTCAGTTTATGTGGCATTCTGTGACTTggcacgaaatttaagaaaaaaagaagatttttaaaatttatgtctaAAACAATCATTAGATATTTGTATGGCtgataattatttcattaaggataaatggagatttttgaagttaaattgtttctaattatagtaaagtgatactccctctgtctaaatttatgtgacttactttcctttttagtcagtcccaaaaagaatgacatatttatatattaagtaataatttaactataaaatatctattttacccttaaccacacaaatttctatcattcattttggatcacaaattttaaaagtcttcctttctttcttaaactttgtgccgagtcaaactatcTCACataaatgggacggagggagtttTTTTTGGGAACGGCCTAAAAAGGAAagagtgtcacataaaatgggacagagaaAGTAATTGATTTCcctatagtttgaaataattacatattgtcAAATTAGTTGATAATTTCATACTAGATTTTAAGTTAGATACACATATTTCTGCTACCAGAACACtcttaaatacaaatacataaagGTGAGCGAGAGACTCAAATACATGTAAATCACACTAGATAAAAGTACCTGAAATATCAAATACATTATGAAATACAAATccatagggagagaggcgagcgacaTAGGACAGAGGCAAGCAAGATAGGAGAGATGTGATTGAGAGACTCAAATACATGtaaatcacactagatacatgtatctggaataTCAAATACATTCTGAAATACAGGGGAGAGAAACGAGCGACATAGGACAGGGGCGAGCAAGATAGGAGAGAGGTGGGCGAGAGAGTCAGATACATGTGATTACACACTTGGATATAGTATTTCTAGAATAAATTATACCTAATTTTGACCAAATATACATGCATTGGGATGCACTGGATATATGTATTTAATTTGACGAACAAAATATGGGACGAATGATAATTTTGAGAACTCACTGAAAGATACATAATTAAGCCCTAAACTAATGAATTTGTGTTATTTGTCCTATTTAATATCTGGACAACATTGAATTAACGAGAACctaataatttttgtttagcGTACAACAAatgtttataattttatttactgtaaatttagttattatatattatatttacttGAGATTGCAAACACATAAATTcttaaacttcaaattctaaatattctatcaattttcaaatgatcatTTAATATTTGCCCTCATAAGAAGTTATTTATAAAATGACCTAGTaatgtaaatattaattatatcaGGAATTTCTACCCCCCTCCCCCCATATTATGCCTAATGTTGGGGATATATGGATGTACAAGTTTCTTTGCTTTTACTCTTTGTTGCTGATTTCTATTTCTTTGCGGAATTGCCTTATCTTTTGGGGAAATTAAGcggataaataaatatatattagttaattaactaatatagttatagtttaaattaattaccAATTGCAGCCtctttttagctataattatgtGTGCCTCTCTCCTTTGTTCATCTCTTGTCTCTCTCCTctcttatacatatacaaatacaaattatacatatacatatacatctcttgcctctctcctcctcctccctatctcgcttgcctctctcctcctctAACATGTAGTTAagaatcgtaattagcaaactatagcgatgaaacataattaaattacttttaGTGGTTATTTAAGAAATTTCCTCTTTAtcttttttggttttctttctCATTAGACTTTCTTTGCTCACGGGACTAGCCTCCTCTTTTCTTCCTttccttcttattttcttaacaaaaagaaaaataaaatctaattaaaatatgtatatatcaaGACATCTATGACATGATCCAATCTTTCCCCAATGGTATATCCACATAAATGCACTTAATTTAACTTATGATCAAATGATTTGTTATAATTATAGGAATTAAAATATAgtgaatttgattttattttttttgttttccatcctGTCTTTTTTATCGTTTTAGTGTCTGCATATTCAGATTCACATCGAAAAATTTCACTTTAAGGATAAAATTCAAGACTCAAACTCAAAAGCtctgattaagaataaaaatatacttattatTTTCATCTCAACTTATGAATTTGATATGCACTATATTGGAAATAATGACTTTTGCattgatataaatttgatcgaatAAAATAGGCCTTGAAGAACAAGGAAGGAGATGAAAAATATTACGGCTTCTAACTCTATTCAGGAAACAGTGAAACATGAAAAATACTAAACAGCTTGTTTGGATGGCTGTTTCCTAGTGtattatatcatattattattttaaaaacggaaaagggtcaaaattgctcctgaactatgcgaaataaaccatttatacccttcattacattttgggataaaaaatacccccgcagttatcccaggagaccacaaataccctcaagagttacaccccaattttttagtgacgtggcaagccacatgggactaatccctccacctaagcattgccaactaagattcactacaaaagaacttgtcgccacaaaatcccaaaatattgccactaaaggttatgagtgatttttagtggcgactaaggctccaacaaccattcgttagtaaaacctattttttcaacaaaaaaatatgataattaattttcgattgcgacctaattttctaaaataaataacttgcaatatccatattaaaaacacccaatattattacgaaaaataatcaaaattacttctcgattcaaatctcctactatatatatataatgcatcattgtacattttatacatttacatatgacataaaaataaaacacatagtgtcttcaaactcctacttaatcgatatcatatttggttttttaaaaacaatgaagaaaaaaacacaaaattagaatttaatgttaaaaacttttagtgacgattttctgggcttttgtggtgactgttgttgccgctaaaggtctagttcttttgtagtgaatcctagttggcaacgcttaggtggaatGATTAGCCCCACGTGGCTTGCgacgtcaacaaaaatttgaggtgttaactcttgagggtatttgtgatctcttaggataacagtaggggcattttttatcccaaaatgtaacgaagggtataaatagtctatttcatatagttcgggggcaattttgacccttttccattttaaaaataatttttattttaattatttcttaaattttactatattatatcattaaatattGTTATGTACCAAAAGAAAAGCATCGTTTTATTAAAAATCGATTTTGTCTAATtgcttcttaattttttttaattattattattattttctcatctttgtttttgattattatttaataaccttattttatccttatcatttttaattatacattcatactctatttttatttataatataatataatattgtaaGTTTACTCTCTAAATTGTTAACATATGAAATTATGTAACAACGAAACACAGTTTGATGTCTGCATCAAAACCAAGTGCTTACAAGCACTTTTTAACTTAATAAAAACACTTCTAAAAGTGTTTTAAAGCTATTTTAGgtttaaaaaaacttaaaataagttaatccaAACAAGTTCTAAGACCTtgatctcttttttcttcttattcattTGCCCATCTAATCTAATGTTTAAACTAATTAGACTTAACAACTTAATTACTCGATATGCTCCATAAACACATCTTTTTGTCTGTTTTCATAATAAGATCAtaggaagaaaaacaaaacactAGTTATTGAACTCACATCTATCAAGGCGAATCCCGCCGATTGCTACGGTTCGAAAATACagaacaaaaaaagaacaaggcAAGTGAGCAGGATATCTTTGGTCCATTATGTTGTTGAAAAAGAAAGGATGGTAAAACCTATTCTTGCAGTGATTTTCTGGCAGCATCTTCTTCtgctttcattttcctttcccACTTTCTCTTCCTATAATCAGCCAACATTTCAGGCATTTTTTGCATCAGTTCAGCTGTCTTTGCCCGTTTTTCTGCTGATATTCTGTCACACTTGTGCCCTTTCTGCTTTGTTCTCATTTCCTTTCTCGCTGGATCGTATGGCCAATCTTGTCCAGCAAGAACAACTTCCTTGCGCAGACGAGCTCGATGGCGAGCACTGATCCCCAGAGGTTTCCAGGCTCCAAGCTCCCAGTAACCCCAAACTCCCTTTGAAAGCTCATCCTTGTATTTTACTAACTTTTCTTGCCATGGATATTGATATTCCCCAACTGCTTTTGCTACAGACTTTACAGCTTTTCCAGCCATTCGTC
Proteins encoded in this region:
- the LOC125862334 gene encoding VQ motif-containing protein 11-like — encoded protein: MTSTSKNNNQHNNIVMNISCNNNNNNTTFVQADSSNFRSVVQKLTGFESNKLPIIDRAPSSTFKLHERRHSTRNLDCIFTGKTTNLSKISSSSSFLASPVSPLEMLTRGISPRSTMEEDEEEEKRAIAEKRFYLHPNTPRASQPPQLLSLFPLQSPKSTHHS
- the LOC125862338 gene encoding uncharacterized protein LOC125862338, which translates into the protein MAGKAVKSVAKAVGEYQYPWQEKLVKYKDELSKGVWGYWELGAWKPLGISARHRARLRKEVVLAGQDWPYDPARKEMRTKQKGHKCDRISAEKRAKTAELMQKMPEMLADYRKRKWERKMKAEEDAARKSLQE